From a region of the Actinomadura luzonensis genome:
- the mshA gene encoding D-inositol-3-phosphate glycosyltransferase translates to MHTSPLDQPGTGDAGGMNVYIVESARRLADLGVEVEIFTRATARDLPPVAELAPGVLVRHVAAGPYEEMDRAELPAQLCAFLSEVLRTEAMYDPGRYDVIHSHYWLSGQVGWLAKERWGVPLVHTMHTMAKVKNLLLAAGDKPEPQARVVGEEQVVDIADRLVANTADEARELIDLYGAAEERVAVVNPGVDLDVFRPGSQAAARHRLGLPLGAHVLLFVGRIQPLKAPDVLLRAASRLLIEEPALRERLVVACVGGPSGNGLARPSMLTELAAELGIADVVRLVPPAPQQELADWYRAATVTVVPSYNESFGLVALESQACGTPVAAAAVGGLRTAVRDGVSGLLLDGHDPAEWAQALRRFVTAPHWRDQLARGARGHAAAFGWQATASRLVEVYTAALAHLHNTPVAVNL, encoded by the coding sequence ATGCACACATCGCCCCTGGACCAGCCCGGCACGGGCGACGCCGGCGGCATGAACGTGTACATCGTCGAGTCCGCCAGACGGCTCGCCGACCTCGGCGTCGAGGTGGAGATCTTCACCCGCGCCACCGCCCGCGACCTCCCCCCGGTGGCCGAGCTCGCCCCCGGCGTCCTCGTCCGGCACGTCGCCGCGGGACCGTACGAGGAGATGGACCGCGCCGAGCTGCCCGCCCAGCTGTGCGCCTTCCTGTCCGAGGTGCTGCGCACCGAGGCCATGTACGACCCCGGCCGCTACGACGTCATCCACTCCCACTACTGGCTGTCCGGCCAGGTCGGCTGGCTGGCCAAGGAACGCTGGGGCGTCCCCCTCGTGCACACCATGCACACCATGGCCAAGGTCAAGAACCTCCTGCTGGCCGCCGGCGACAAGCCCGAGCCCCAGGCCCGCGTGGTCGGCGAGGAGCAGGTCGTGGACATCGCCGACCGCCTGGTCGCCAACACCGCCGACGAGGCCCGCGAGCTGATCGACCTGTACGGCGCCGCCGAGGAGCGCGTCGCCGTCGTCAACCCCGGCGTCGACCTCGACGTGTTCCGCCCCGGCTCTCAGGCCGCCGCCCGGCACCGCCTCGGCCTGCCGCTGGGCGCGCACGTACTGCTGTTCGTCGGCCGCATCCAGCCGCTCAAGGCCCCGGACGTGCTGCTGCGCGCCGCCTCCCGGCTGCTCATCGAGGAGCCCGCGCTGCGCGAGCGCCTGGTCGTGGCCTGCGTCGGCGGCCCGTCGGGCAACGGGCTGGCGCGGCCGTCCATGCTCACCGAGCTGGCCGCCGAGCTGGGCATCGCCGACGTCGTCCGCCTCGTGCCGCCGGCGCCGCAGCAGGAGCTGGCCGACTGGTACCGGGCGGCCACGGTCACCGTCGTGCCGTCGTACAACGAGTCGTTCGGCCTCGTCGCCCTGGAGTCCCAGGCGTGCGGCACGCCGGTCGCCGCGGCGGCCGTCGGCGGGCTGCGCACCGCCGTCAGGGACGGCGTCTCCGGCCTGCTCCTCGACGGCCACGACCCGGCCGAGTGGGCGCAGGCGCTGCGCCGCTTCGTGACCGCTCCCCACTGGCGCGACCAGCTCGCGAGAGGCGCGCGCGGGCACGCCGCCGCGTTTGGCTGGCAGGCCACCGCCTCCCGCCTGGTCGAGGTCTACACGGCCGCGCTCGCCCACCTGCACAACACGCCCGTCGCGGTGAATCTGTAG
- a CDS encoding YbjN domain-containing protein — translation MRDVVEAALKAADVTYDEPRPGAFLVKLPGQHKLATMTWLIVGERVLHVEAFFCRKPDENHEEFYRWLLEKNGSMYGVHFSLDPVGDVYLVGRLPPAAVTEEEVDRLLGCVLTYADDWFDRALELGFASSIRREWEWRAKRGESLANLQAFARFADPGR, via the coding sequence ATGCGAGATGTCGTCGAAGCCGCGCTCAAGGCCGCGGACGTCACCTACGACGAGCCGCGGCCCGGGGCCTTCCTTGTCAAGCTCCCCGGGCAGCACAAGCTCGCCACCATGACCTGGCTCATCGTCGGCGAGCGGGTGCTGCACGTCGAGGCGTTCTTCTGCCGCAAGCCCGACGAGAACCACGAGGAGTTCTACCGCTGGCTGCTGGAGAAGAACGGCTCCATGTACGGCGTGCACTTCTCCCTCGACCCCGTCGGCGACGTCTACCTGGTGGGCCGCCTCCCGCCGGCCGCCGTCACCGAGGAGGAGGTCGACCGGCTGCTCGGCTGCGTGCTCACCTACGCCGACGACTGGTTCGACCGCGCGCTGGAGCTGGGCTTCGCCTCCTCCATCCGGCGCGAGTGGGAGTGGCGGGCCAAGCGCGGCGAGTCGCTGGCCAACCTCCAGGCGTTCGCCCGCTTCGCCGACCCCGGCCGCTGA
- a CDS encoding phosphoglyceromutase, which produces MATLVLLRHGESDWNAKGLFTGWVDVSLSAKGEDEARRGGKLLVEAGLRPDIVHTSLLTRAIQTAQLALAEADFMWLPVKRSWRLNERHYGALQGKNKAQTREEFGDEQFMLWRRSYDVPPPPIADDDEYSQAGDARYALLPPELMPRTECLKDVVERMLPYWYDEIVPDLAAGRTVLVAAHGNSLRALVKHLDGISDEAIAGLNIPTGIPLVYELDEEFRPRVRGGEYLDPEAAKAAIEAVANQGR; this is translated from the coding sequence ATGGCGACTTTGGTGCTGCTACGGCACGGCGAGAGTGACTGGAACGCGAAGGGCCTGTTCACCGGCTGGGTGGACGTGAGCCTGTCCGCCAAGGGCGAGGACGAGGCCCGCCGCGGCGGCAAGCTCCTCGTGGAGGCCGGGCTGCGGCCGGACATCGTCCACACCAGCCTGCTCACCCGGGCCATCCAGACGGCCCAGCTCGCGCTGGCCGAGGCCGACTTCATGTGGCTGCCGGTCAAGCGGAGCTGGCGGCTCAACGAGCGCCACTACGGCGCCCTCCAGGGCAAGAACAAGGCGCAGACGCGCGAGGAGTTCGGCGACGAGCAGTTCATGCTCTGGCGCCGCTCCTACGACGTGCCGCCGCCCCCGATCGCCGACGACGACGAGTACTCCCAGGCCGGCGACGCCCGCTACGCCCTGCTCCCGCCGGAGCTGATGCCCCGCACGGAGTGCCTGAAGGACGTCGTGGAGCGCATGCTGCCCTACTGGTACGACGAGATCGTCCCCGACCTCGCGGCCGGCCGCACGGTGCTGGTGGCCGCGCACGGCAACTCGCTGCGGGCCCTGGTCAAGCACCTCGACGGCATCAGCGACGAGGCCATCGCCGGCCTCAACATCCCGACCGGCATCCCGCTGGTCTACGAGCTGGACGAGGAGTTCCGGCCGCGCGTGCGGGGCGGCGAATACCTCGACCCCGAGGCCGCCAAGGCCGCCATCGAAGCAGTGGCCAACCAGGGCCGCTGA
- the phoU gene encoding phosphate signaling complex protein PhoU, whose amino-acid sequence MRDAYHEELEGLTDKLVEMTRLARSAISRATTALLDSDLAIAESVISRDEEVNAIFAEIEATIFDLMARQQPVAVDLRLVITALRMGTDLERMGDLAVHVAKVARLRHPDSAIPPQMRSTIVEMGQIAENLITKAGGCISSRDVESALELPQDDDAMDRLHRRLFRLLLSKDWEHGIEAAIDITLIGRYYERYADHAVRVAQDVVYLVTGSRPS is encoded by the coding sequence ATGCGCGACGCGTACCATGAAGAACTTGAAGGCCTGACCGACAAACTGGTCGAGATGACCAGGCTGGCCCGGTCGGCCATCTCCCGTGCCACCACGGCCCTCCTCGACTCGGACCTGGCGATCGCCGAGAGTGTCATCTCCCGCGACGAGGAAGTCAACGCGATCTTCGCCGAGATCGAGGCCACGATCTTCGACCTCATGGCCAGGCAGCAGCCGGTGGCGGTGGACCTGCGCCTGGTCATCACCGCGCTGCGCATGGGCACCGACCTGGAGCGGATGGGCGACCTCGCGGTCCACGTCGCCAAGGTCGCCCGGCTGCGCCACCCCGACTCGGCGATCCCGCCCCAGATGCGCTCCACGATCGTGGAGATGGGCCAGATCGCCGAGAACCTGATCACCAAGGCCGGCGGCTGCATCTCCTCGCGCGACGTGGAGTCGGCCCTGGAGCTGCCGCAGGACGACGACGCCATGGACCGGCTGCACCGGCGGCTGTTCCGGCTCCTGCTCAGCAAGGACTGGGAGCACGGCATCGAGGCGGCCATCGACATCACGCTCATCGGCCGCTACTACGAGCGGTACGCCGACCACGCGGTGCGCGTCGCGCAGGACGTCGTCTACCTCGTCACCGGCAGCCGCCCGTCCTGA